A stretch of Besnoitia besnoiti strain Bb-Ger1 chromosome III, whole genome shotgun sequence DNA encodes these proteins:
- a CDS encoding SAG-related sequence (encoded by transcript BESB_044470), with translation MCRARTMLLYFDRQIDTGSHKMPRSVLLFALLCAAVIPLGGHEARTSRRSLLFGSAAPVPKTRTGPGVIETGICETNEQGETTCTCTQSPGKIREPREEEANTVGEHHVSAKIEFAGETNTLKLVCDINGGVVPTSLPQSKVCPGNVPFSECKDEAGKKVAVSIQDFLDGESSKKISWKTNGSAATYTLTIPQSAAPLSDKAFWVGCSPTKQQKQTINRAACQVSVALKAKESTTIDGNVVRCAYGATSNEKGPQKVTLSPKANSLTLVCGSEGAIQPTTYNEHFCSGQISDNCSDAYTAVLPDFQKDWWTPDSSGKTPYKLVIPEDKFPEKEQHISVGCKYSPAQPGSRASLDAPQSVGPTLCVVDVTIVAAESSSSAAARRWLYFVSSVVPLIIGAFASVY, from the coding sequence ATGTGCCGTGCCCGTACGATGCTTCTCTATTTTGACCGCCAGATTGACACGGGCAGCCACAAGATGCCACGCAGCGTTCTGCTTTTTGCACTGCTGTGCGCCGCAGTGATTCCCCTGGGGGGGCACGAGGCCAGAACCAGCAGAAGAAGTCTTTTATTTGGTTCGGCAGCGCCAGTCCCCAAAACGCGGACCGGACCAGGCGTCATAGAAACTGGAATTTGCGAGACAAATGAGCAGGGCGAAACGACATGTACATGCACGCAGTCACCGGGCAAGATTAGAGAGCCtcgtgaagaagaagctAATACCGTGGGTGAGCATCATGTGTCTGCCAAGATCGAGTTTGCGGGGGAAACAAACACGCTGAAGCTCGTCTGCGACATCAACGGAGGCGTGGTGCCAACGTCGTTACCTCAGAGCAAGGTATGTCCCGGAAATGTGCCCTTCTCTGAATGCAAGGATGAGGCCGGGAAGAAGGTTGCTGTAAGCATTCAGGATTTTCTTGACGGAGAAAGCAGCAAAAAAATCTCTTGGAAGACCAACGGGAGCGCCGCTACTTATACGCTGACCATTCCCCAGTCTGCAGCCCCGCTCTCCGACAAGGCCTTCTGGGTCGGCTGCTCCCCCACAAAGCAGCAAAAACAGACCATCAACAGAGCGGCGTGTCAAGTGTCCGTGGCACTGAAGGCAAAGGAATCGACAACAATCGACGGCAATGTGGTTCGGTGTGCGTACGGAGCCACCAGCAACGAGAAAGGCCCGCAGAAAGTGACCTTGTCCCCCAAGGCAAACAGCCTGactctcgtctgcggctcagAGGGGGCGATTCAGCCGACGACGTACAATGAACACTTTTGCAGCGGACAGATCAGTGACAACTGTTCTGACGCGTACACTGCCGTCCTTCCTGACTTTCAGAAGGACTGGTGGACGCCCGATTCCTCCGGCAAGACCCCGTACAAGTTGGTGATTCCGGAAGATAAATTCCCTGAGAAGGAGCAGCACATTTCAGTTGGATGCAAGTATTCACCTGCACAGCCGGGTTCTCGGGCTTCGCTTGATGCGCCTCAGTCTGTTGGACCGACTCTCTGCGTGGTCGACGTGACGATTGTGGCAGCAGAGTCTTCCTCATCGGCAGCCGCCCGCCGTTGGCTGTATTTTGTCTCTAGCGTCGTTCCTCTTATTATCGGTGCATTTGCTTCCGTATACTAG
- a CDS encoding SAG-related sequence (encoded by transcript BESB_044490), whose amino-acid sequence MGAGNRESSTGMSIPNVGCRVARFALVILSVSTLNIFVDDFVRGEHFSGATAAATAVLRTAGDVAGAPGICKKVSDGVTSCTCAELSRHKATGAARGGGGSSGGEPASADIVFDGDNTLTLTCSTPTTIVPPSLHEDNLVCLSGAEPSKCKTKDESTGSVGLQTLLEGEGSESVKWIKTKDEYALAVPRSAAPLSDKSFWVGCLSQQPTDKAACKITVALKAKESTTIDGNVVRCAYGATSNEKGPQKVTLSPKANSLTLVCGSEGAIQPTTYNEHFCSGQISDNCSDAYTAVLPDFQKDWWTPDSSGKTPYKLVIPEDKFPQTEQMISLGCKYAAAPAKATSEHDEPEPTVSTSCRVDVTIAAAGSSSSAAVRDWRMLFGVSGFIPLLAGILSMLY is encoded by the coding sequence ATGGGTGCCGGTAACAGGGAAAGCTCAACTGGCATGAGCATCCCCAATGTGGGCTGCAGAGTCGCGCGTTTCGCGCTTGTTATTCTCTCAGTGAGCACGCTCAACATATTCGTCGACGATTTTGTCAGGGGGGAACATTTTTCGGGGGCAACAGCAGCCGCTACGGCGGTCCTCAGAACAGCAGGAGACGTGGCAGGAGCCCCAGGTATTTGCAAGAAAGTCTCTGATGGCGTGACAAGCTGCACATGCGCGGAGTTGTCCCGTCACAAGGCGACAGGGGCTGCACGAGGCGGAGGTGGATCATCTGGAGGGGAACCTGCGTCTGCCGATATTGTATTTGATGGAGATAACACGCTGACGCTCACTTGTTCTACACCGACGACTATCGTACCACCGTCCTTGCATGAGGACAACCTAGTGTGTCTCAGTGGCGCAGAACCTTCCAAGTGCAAGACCAAGGACGAAAGCACGGGATCAGTCGGCCTGCAGACCCTtctcgaaggcgaaggaagcgaaTCAGTCAAATGGATCAAAACGAAAGACGAATACGCGTTAGCGGTTCCCCGGAGTGCCGCTCCGCTCTCCGACAAATCATTTTGGGTCGGCTGCTTGTCGCAACAGCCGACAGATAAAGCCGCATGTAAAATTACCGTGGCACTGAAGGCAAAGGAATCGACAACAATCGACGGCAATGTGGTTCGGTGTGCGTACGGAGCCACCAGCAACGAGAAAGGCCCGCAGAAAGTGACCTTGTCCCCCAAGGCAAACAGCCTGactctcgtctgcggctcagAGGGGGCGATTCAGCCGACGACGTACAATGAACACTTTTGCAGCGGACAGATCAGTGACAACTGTTCTGACGCGTACACTGCCGTCCTTCCTGACTTTCAGAAGGACTGGTGGACGCCCGATTCCTCCGGCAAGACCCCGTACAAGTTGGTGATTCCGGAAGATAAATTCCCTCAGACGGAACAGATGATTTCACTGGGCTGCAAGTATGCGGCTGCTCCCGCGAAAGCGACATCTGAGCATGACGAGCCTGAACCGACTGTATCGACTTCCTGCAGGGTCGACGTTACGATCGCGGCAGCAGGCTCTTCCTCGTCAGCGGCGGTGCGTGACTGGCGTATGCTCTTTGGTGTTTCTGGTTTTATTCCCCTCTTGGCGGGGATTCTATCTATGCTGTATTAG
- a CDS encoding SAG-related sequence (encoded by transcript BESB_044480) translates to MNTRGLYRNSAAVGDPGAEAGPGAGGVASQQICKEDSSGATICKCPSQQTEEHGIRRDLNGGSLEGKPASAEVVLAGDANTVTLVCTETDPVVPSSLLTNNKVCPKDSTLSECNADKQPKCAVSIHDFLHGEGISAVKWQKSPSSTEYTLSVPGSAAPLSDKFFWVGCSSSKQDSVDESLCKINVTLNARESRTIKGNVVQCAYGANSNDNGPQKVTLSPKANSLTLICGSEGAIQPTKYDEHYCSGNVKDDCSGAYKTVLPDFEKEWWTATPSTSDKTQYKLVIPEDKFPDNKQQILLGCRSSAVLPASRVSPDSTQSAGPTSCVVDVTIAAAASSSSAAAHDWFVTFSVSSVSVFVIGAFSAVH, encoded by the coding sequence ATGAATACGAGAGGACTTTACCGTAACAGTGCGGCCGTCGGTGACCCCGGAGCCGAAGCGGGACCCGGCGCAGGTGGGGTGGCGAGTCAGCAGATATGCAAGGAAGATAGTAGTGGCGCTACAATTTGCAAGTGCCCCTCACAGCAAACTGAAGAGCACGGAATCCGGCGAGACCTGAATGGAGGCAGCCTCGAGGGGAAGCCTGCGTCTGCTGAAGTCGTGTTAGCCGGAGATGCCAACACAGTGACGCTCGTGTGCACCGAGACCGACCCCGTTGTGCCGTCATCATTGCTTACGAACAACAAGGTGTGCCCCAAGGACAGTACCCTTTCCGAGTGCAACGCAGATAAGCAACCGAAGTGCGCCGTTAGCATACACGACTTCCTCCACGGCGAAGGGATTAGCGCCGTGAAATGGCAAAAAAGCCCTTCCTCGACGGAGTATACGTTATCGGTGCCCGGTTCGGCCGCCCCTCTGTCCGACAAGTTTTTCTGGGTCGGCTGCTCCTCCTCAAAACAGGACAGTGTAGACGAATCACTGTGCAAAATCAATGTGACTCTCAACGCAAGGGAATCGAGAACAATCAAGGGCAATGTTGTCCAATGTGCGTACGGAGCAAACAGCAATGACAACGGACCGCAGAAAGTGACCCTGTCGCCCAAAGCGAACAGCCTGACTCTCATCTGCGGCTCGGAAGGAGCAATCCAGCCCACAAAATATGACGAACACTACTGCAGTGGAAATGTGAAGGACGACTGCTCCGGTGCTTACAAGACCGTGCTTCCTGATTTCGAAAAGGAATGGTGGACGGCGACACCCAGCACGTCCGACAAGACTCAATACAAATTGGTGATTCCGGAGGATAAGTTCCCCGACAACAAACAGCAGATTTTGCTTGGATGCAGGTCTTCGGCTGTCCTGCCGGCTTCTCGGGTTTCGCCTGACTCGACTCAATCTGCCGGACCGACTTCATGTGTGGTCGACGTCACAattgcggccgccgcctcgtcgtcttctgcagctgcccaCGACTGGTTTGTGACTTTTTCTGTCTCCAGCGTCAGCGTTTTTGTCATTGGTGCTTTTTCTGCTGTACACTAG